A window from Methylocystis sp. MJC1 encodes these proteins:
- a CDS encoding very short patch repair endonuclease, whose product MRAVKSRDTTPELKVRALLRGFAPGYRLHRKDITGNPDIAYVGRKQAIFVHGCFWHGHDCARGARMPKANADYWRAKIARNVARDAAHRARLTVQGWRALIVWECEIKDQAALEQKLRAFLFGAET is encoded by the coding sequence ATGCGCGCGGTCAAATCGCGCGACACGACTCCCGAGCTGAAAGTCCGCGCCTTGCTGCGAGGCTTCGCGCCCGGCTACCGCCTGCATCGCAAGGACATCACCGGCAATCCGGACATCGCTTATGTCGGCCGCAAGCAGGCGATCTTCGTTCATGGCTGCTTCTGGCACGGACATGATTGCGCGCGCGGCGCCCGTATGCCGAAGGCCAACGCGGATTACTGGCGGGCGAAAATCGCGCGCAATGTCGCGCGTGACGCGGCGCATCGGGCGCGTCTGACGGTGCAGGGCTGGCGGGCGCTCATCGTGTGGGAATGCGAGATCAAGGACCAAGCGGCGTTGGAGCAGAAGCTGCGCGCTTTTCTCTTCGGAGCCGAGACATGA
- a CDS encoding carbohydrate kinase family protein, with product MRGCVCCLGSINVDVTLRLDRLPDQHEKIMAKETAVGGGGSAANTAVWIARQGVSVRMLGWVGDDPLGALALRELQLNGVDTQGVKALAAPSPLAICLATPQDKRIITSPIIDAPWTPYDIGELGPDVDWLHTTVCDAAFLRQARRAGGRPILSLELDGRYDPAFAFAADYLFTNCDELARVVDTSDPIHFLAERHGDGHAIWFVTRGEEGATVIGGGQVETVNATPVEAIDRTGGGDAFNAGVIAALLSGADPQSAAAAGLRLAAQAISRLGAR from the coding sequence ATGCGGGGATGCGTTTGTTGCCTGGGGAGCATCAACGTCGACGTCACCCTGCGGCTCGACCGTCTTCCCGATCAGCATGAGAAGATCATGGCCAAAGAGACCGCTGTCGGGGGCGGCGGCTCGGCGGCCAACACGGCTGTCTGGATTGCGCGCCAGGGCGTGAGCGTGCGCATGCTCGGCTGGGTCGGAGATGATCCGCTCGGCGCACTCGCGCTGCGCGAACTCCAACTCAATGGGGTCGATACGCAAGGCGTCAAAGCGCTGGCAGCGCCGTCGCCGCTCGCCATTTGCCTCGCGACGCCACAGGACAAGCGGATCATCACGAGCCCGATCATCGATGCGCCATGGACGCCTTATGACATTGGCGAACTCGGCCCTGACGTCGATTGGCTGCATACGACCGTCTGCGACGCCGCCTTTCTGCGGCAAGCTAGACGCGCGGGCGGAAGGCCGATCCTCTCGCTCGAACTGGACGGCCGTTACGATCCGGCTTTTGCTTTTGCAGCGGATTATCTCTTCACCAATTGCGACGAGCTGGCCCGGGTCGTGGATACGAGCGATCCGATCCACTTCCTCGCCGAGAGGCATGGTGACGGCCACGCAATCTGGTTCGTCACAAGGGGCGAGGAAGGCGCGACCGTGATCGGCGGCGGACAGGTCGAGACGGTGAATGCGACGCCCGTCGAAGCAATCGACCGCACCGGCGGCGGCGACGCTTTCAACGCCGGCGTCATCGCCGCTCTGCTGTCGGGCGCCGATCCGCAATCGGCCGCGGCGGCGGGGCTGCGGCTCGCTGCCCAGGCCATCAGCCGCCTCGGCGCTCGCTAG
- the efp gene encoding elongation factor P, giving the protein MKVIASSIRKGNIIEREDGNLYVVLTAESFFPGKGTPTTQIDMRRLSDGVKVSDRYKTTEQVERAFVEDQDFSFLYNDDDGYHFMNQESYEQIAVPGDVIGDQAQWLQEGMQCILSMFNGLCVAIQLPQRVTLEIVETEPAMKGQTASSSYKPAKLANGARVMVPPHIQSGTRVVIQTEDGSYVERAKD; this is encoded by the coding sequence GTGAAAGTCATCGCCAGCTCGATTCGCAAGGGCAATATCATTGAGCGTGAGGACGGCAATCTCTATGTCGTGCTGACCGCAGAAAGCTTTTTCCCCGGCAAGGGCACGCCCACGACGCAGATCGACATGCGCCGCCTCTCCGATGGCGTGAAGGTTTCCGATCGTTACAAGACCACCGAGCAGGTCGAGCGCGCTTTCGTCGAGGATCAAGACTTCAGCTTCCTCTACAATGACGACGACGGTTATCACTTCATGAATCAGGAGAGCTATGAGCAGATCGCCGTGCCGGGCGACGTCATTGGCGATCAGGCGCAGTGGCTGCAGGAAGGCATGCAGTGCATCCTCTCCATGTTCAACGGCCTGTGCGTCGCGATCCAGTTGCCGCAGCGCGTGACGCTCGAGATCGTCGAGACCGAGCCGGCGATGAAGGGCCAGACGGCGTCCTCCTCCTATAAGCCCGCCAAGCTCGCCAACGGCGCCCGCGTGATGGTGCCGCCGCACATCCAGTCCGGCACGCGCGTCGTCATCCAAACGGAAGACGGCTCCTACGTCGAGCGCGCAAAGGATTGA
- the nuoN gene encoding NADH-quinone oxidoreductase subunit NuoN: protein MPFFAELTHHFLPEVILAVGVMLLILIGAFRGEKGFSLVDEMAVGILGLAVVVILLSSKQVDVTVFDGAFIDDAFSRFLKVLTLVGAMASILLSVDWLQRNGLEKFEYPVLVMLSTLGMMLLISADNLIALYLGLELMSLALYVMAAFARDDGRASEAGLKYFVLGALSSGMMLYGSSLLYGFSGTVSFAGIAQAVTEQPPVGVIFGLVFVLAGLAFKISAAPFHMWTPDVYEGAPTPVTTFFASSAKMAAFAITARFVITAFPAITTQWRQIIIFLAIASTLLGSFAAIGQSNIKRLMAYSSIGHMGFALIGLAAGSEAGVKGVIVYLSVYLVMTLGSFAAILAMRINGRNVENISDLAGLSRTNGLMAFFFAMLMFSLAGIPPLAGFFAKYYVFLAAVDAGLYPLAVVGVLTSAVAAFYYLRIVKVIYFDEPAPGFDRSPLAVRAVLALSSIAVLGFWVYPAPIMDAATAAAKSLF from the coding sequence ATGCCCTTCTTCGCAGAACTCACGCATCACTTCCTTCCCGAGGTCATCCTGGCCGTCGGCGTGATGCTGTTGATCCTGATCGGCGCCTTTCGCGGCGAGAAGGGTTTCAGCCTCGTCGACGAGATGGCCGTCGGCATCCTCGGCCTCGCCGTTGTTGTCATCCTCTTGTCGAGCAAGCAGGTGGACGTGACCGTCTTCGACGGCGCCTTCATCGACGACGCCTTCTCGCGCTTCCTGAAGGTCCTCACGCTCGTCGGCGCCATGGCGTCGATCCTGCTCTCGGTCGATTGGCTGCAGCGCAACGGGCTCGAGAAGTTCGAATATCCCGTGCTCGTCATGCTCTCGACGCTGGGTATGATGCTGCTGATCTCCGCCGACAATCTGATCGCGCTCTATCTCGGGCTCGAGCTGATGTCGCTGGCCCTTTACGTCATGGCCGCCTTCGCGCGCGACGACGGACGGGCGTCGGAAGCGGGCCTCAAATATTTCGTGCTCGGCGCTTTGTCGTCCGGCATGATGCTCTACGGCTCGTCGCTGCTCTATGGCTTCTCCGGCACGGTGTCTTTCGCCGGCATCGCTCAGGCCGTCACCGAGCAGCCGCCGGTCGGCGTGATCTTCGGCCTCGTCTTCGTCCTGGCCGGCCTCGCGTTCAAGATTTCGGCCGCGCCTTTCCATATGTGGACGCCGGACGTCTATGAGGGGGCCCCGACCCCGGTCACGACCTTCTTCGCGTCTTCGGCCAAAATGGCGGCCTTCGCCATCACCGCCCGCTTCGTGATAACGGCCTTCCCGGCGATCACGACGCAGTGGCGCCAGATCATCATCTTCCTCGCCATCGCCTCGACGCTGCTCGGCTCCTTCGCCGCGATCGGCCAGAGCAACATCAAGCGTCTGATGGCCTATTCGTCGATTGGCCACATGGGCTTCGCGCTGATCGGTCTTGCGGCCGGCAGTGAAGCGGGCGTCAAGGGCGTGATCGTGTATCTCTCGGTCTATCTCGTGATGACGCTAGGCTCCTTCGCCGCGATCCTCGCGATGCGGATCAACGGCCGGAACGTCGAGAACATCTCCGATCTCGCGGGTCTGTCGCGCACCAACGGCCTGATGGCCTTCTTCTTCGCGATGCTGATGTTTTCGCTTGCCGGCATCCCGCCGCTCGCCGGCTTCTTCGCGAAATATTATGTGTTCCTTGCGGCAGTCGACGCGGGTCTCTACCCGCTCGCCGTCGTCGGCGTGCTGACCTCCGCGGTTGCGGCCTTCTACTATCTGCGGATCGTGAAGGTCATCTATTTCGACGAGCCGGCCCCCGGTTTCGACCGCTCGCCGCTCGCAGTCCGCGCGGTGCTCGCGCTGTCGAGCATCGCGGTGCTCGGCTTCTGGGTCTATCCGGCGCCGATCATGGATGCGGCCACCGCCGCCGCAAAGTCTCTCTTCTAA
- a CDS encoding NADH-quinone oxidoreductase subunit M, whose translation MFGFGILTGLTFLPLVGAAFLLTQKGDDEASLRNIRWATLLTTLVTFALSLYIWAGFDTSNPGFQFVEEKNWFGSGLIYKLGVDGISMPLVLLTTFIMPFSILASFESVTKRVREYMIAFLVLETLMIGVFSALDLVLFYLFFEGGLIPMFLIIGIWGGKRRVYASFKFFLYTLAGSLLMLVAILAMYNHAHTTDITVLLKTDFPKNMQTWLWLAFFASFAVKMPMWPVHTWLPDAHVEAPTAGSVILAAILLKMGGYGFIRFSLPMFPDASVYFAPLIYAMSIIAIIYTSLVALVQEDIKKLIAYSSVAHMGYVTMGLFTLNPQGVQGAMFQMISHGLVAGALFLCVGVIYDRMHTREIAAYGGIVNRMPVYAFVFMLFTMANVGLPGTTGFIGEFLTLAGAFKANSWVALFAATGVIFSAAYALYLYRRVVFGALEKASLKDLVDLSPREMLIFAPLIALTIYYGVLPGQILASTQASVDHLIQSHTALLDAVKLAAAGH comes from the coding sequence ATGTTCGGGTTCGGCATTCTTACCGGCCTTACGTTTCTACCGCTGGTGGGCGCAGCCTTTCTGCTGACGCAGAAGGGCGACGACGAGGCGAGCCTGCGCAACATCCGCTGGGCGACGCTGCTGACGACGCTCGTCACCTTTGCCCTGTCGCTCTACATTTGGGCGGGCTTCGACACCTCGAACCCGGGCTTTCAGTTCGTCGAGGAGAAGAACTGGTTCGGCTCGGGCCTGATCTACAAGCTCGGCGTCGACGGCATTTCGATGCCGCTCGTCCTGCTGACCACCTTCATCATGCCCTTCTCGATCCTGGCTTCCTTCGAGTCGGTCACGAAGCGGGTGCGGGAATATATGATCGCCTTCCTCGTGCTCGAGACGCTGATGATCGGCGTCTTCAGCGCGCTGGACCTCGTGCTCTTCTATCTCTTCTTCGAGGGCGGCCTCATTCCGATGTTCCTCATCATCGGCATTTGGGGCGGCAAGCGGCGCGTCTACGCGAGCTTCAAATTCTTCCTCTACACGCTCGCCGGTTCGCTGCTGATGCTGGTCGCGATCCTCGCGATGTATAATCACGCGCATACGACCGACATCACGGTTCTGCTGAAGACCGATTTCCCGAAGAATATGCAGACCTGGCTGTGGCTGGCCTTCTTCGCCTCCTTCGCGGTGAAGATGCCGATGTGGCCGGTGCATACTTGGCTGCCTGACGCCCACGTCGAGGCGCCGACGGCGGGGTCGGTCATTCTGGCGGCGATCCTCCTGAAAATGGGCGGCTACGGCTTCATCCGCTTCTCGCTGCCGATGTTCCCGGACGCTTCGGTCTATTTCGCGCCGCTCATCTACGCGATGTCGATCATCGCCATTATCTACACCTCGCTCGTCGCGCTGGTGCAGGAGGACATCAAGAAGCTCATCGCTTATTCCTCCGTCGCGCACATGGGCTATGTGACGATGGGCCTCTTCACGCTGAACCCGCAGGGCGTGCAGGGCGCAATGTTCCAGATGATCTCGCACGGCCTGGTCGCGGGCGCGCTCTTCCTCTGCGTCGGCGTCATCTACGATCGCATGCATACGCGCGAGATTGCGGCTTATGGTGGCATCGTGAACCGCATGCCGGTCTATGCCTTCGTGTTCATGCTGTTCACCATGGCCAATGTCGGCCTGCCGGGCACGACGGGCTTCATCGGCGAATTCCTGACGCTCGCCGGAGCCTTCAAGGCCAATAGCTGGGTGGCGCTCTTCGCGGCGACCGGCGTGATCTTCTCGGCGGCCTATGCGCTCTATCTTTATCGCCGCGTGGTCTTCGGGGCGCTGGAGAAGGCGAGCCTGAAAGATCTCGTCGATCTGTCGCCGCGCGAGATGCTGATCTTTGCGCCGCTGATCGCGCTGACGATCTATTACGGCGTGCTGCCGGGGCAGATTCTCGCCTCGACGCAGGCCTCGGTCGATCATCTCATTCAATCCCATACGGCGCTGCTCGACGCGGTGAAGCTCGCCGCCGCCGGCCACTGA
- a CDS encoding DNA cytosine methyltransferase produces MTRESGMSRKPSFYEFFAGGGMARAGLGEGWTCVFANDFDAKKAESYRRNWGGDGLCVGDVVKVTTAQLPGRADLVWASFPCQDLSLAGAGAGLEGKRSGTFWSFWSLMKALRAEGRAPATIVLENVCGALTSHGGKDFESICKALAGEGYRFGSLVIDAALFLPQSRPRLFIVAVREDMAVSSALTIRHCEEAKPTKQSSNHGAALDCFASLAMMESPPFFTRTLIAAFERLPVALQAKWLWWRLPEPLTRNATLSQIVEDAPLDVAWHTPEETRRLIGMMSKANLAKVEEVRLAGRKIVGTLYRRTRYENGAKIQRAEARFDDVAGCLRTPAGGSSRQFVLVVEKGLVRSRLMSARETARLMGLPDDYVLPQKYNEAYHLTGDGVVAPVVRHIAAHLIEPLLNAGVLREAA; encoded by the coding sequence ATGACGCGCGAGTCGGGCATGAGCCGCAAGCCGAGCTTCTATGAATTCTTCGCTGGCGGCGGCATGGCGCGCGCGGGGCTGGGCGAGGGCTGGACATGCGTCTTCGCTAATGACTTTGACGCCAAGAAAGCTGAAAGCTACCGGCGCAATTGGGGCGGCGACGGACTCTGTGTCGGCGACGTCGTGAAGGTGACGACCGCGCAATTGCCGGGCCGTGCCGATCTCGTCTGGGCGTCCTTTCCCTGCCAGGATTTGTCGCTCGCCGGGGCAGGGGCGGGGCTCGAGGGGAAGCGTTCGGGAACCTTCTGGTCCTTCTGGTCGCTGATGAAGGCGTTGCGCGCCGAGGGCAGGGCGCCGGCGACGATCGTTCTCGAAAATGTCTGCGGCGCGCTGACCTCCCATGGCGGCAAGGATTTCGAGTCGATCTGCAAGGCGCTCGCGGGCGAGGGCTATCGCTTCGGCTCGCTCGTGATCGACGCCGCGCTGTTTCTGCCGCAGTCGCGGCCGAGATTGTTCATCGTGGCCGTGCGGGAGGATATGGCGGTTTCCAGCGCCCTCACAATCCGTCATTGCGAGGAGGCAAAGCCGACGAAGCAATCCAGCAACCACGGCGCGGCCCTGGATTGCTTCGCTTCGCTCGCAATGATGGAGAGCCCGCCCTTTTTCACGCGCACATTGATCGCCGCCTTCGAGCGCTTGCCGGTTGCTCTGCAGGCCAAATGGCTTTGGTGGCGGCTGCCTGAACCGCTGACGCGCAACGCCACCTTGTCCCAGATTGTAGAGGATGCGCCGCTCGATGTGGCGTGGCATACGCCGGAAGAGACGCGGCGTCTGATCGGCATGATGAGCAAGGCCAATCTTGCGAAAGTGGAGGAGGTGAGACTTGCCGGCCGCAAAATCGTCGGCACGCTCTACCGCCGCACGCGCTACGAGAACGGCGCCAAAATCCAGCGGGCCGAAGCGCGTTTCGATGACGTCGCCGGCTGTCTGCGCACGCCGGCCGGCGGCTCGAGCCGCCAATTCGTGCTGGTGGTCGAGAAGGGCTTGGTGCGCTCGCGGCTGATGTCGGCGCGAGAGACGGCGCGGCTGATGGGTCTGCCGGATGATTATGTGCTGCCGCAGAAGTATAACGAGGCTTATCATCTGACGGGCGACGGCGTTGTCGCGCCGGTGGTCCGACACATAGCGGCGCATCTCATCGAGCCGCTGCTGAATGCGGGCGTTTTGCGGGAAGCGGCGTGA
- a CDS encoding metallophosphoesterase family protein, which yields MEAKGKGSAFAKAAPEIGHPVTNFPDDPRFHPLPPAPEANFSLSLETILPRVTEEAEQAGALAFHALGDTGGIHGAETQNAVAAAMQEQITNADANERPRFLFHLGDVVYLSGQSSQYVAQFYEPYQYYDAPIFAIPGNHDGETTEETRCGLEGETSLLGFMQNFCSPSPRRLFKHRSTMTQPYCYWRLEAPFVHIIGLYSNIDGQLDRRRESRQQAWFVEQLRSAPPDKWLIVAAHHPCFSLDETHGGYVEIMSAMDAAFRESGRTPDLVLSGHVHAYQRFSRNLSGKSLPYVVAGNGGFANSSRSLHKLQRGLVIDRLPFQTALPRVRLESYDVMNAGFLRVTAGSDRLTVDYFPVSFDDPPAIAREPWDSVTIRSAEMPKTPR from the coding sequence GTGGAAGCAAAGGGTAAGGGTTCAGCTTTCGCAAAGGCGGCGCCCGAGATCGGTCACCCTGTAACGAATTTTCCCGACGACCCGCGCTTCCACCCGCTGCCGCCGGCCCCCGAAGCGAATTTCAGCCTGTCATTGGAGACGATTCTTCCCCGCGTGACCGAGGAAGCGGAACAGGCGGGCGCGTTAGCGTTCCACGCGCTTGGCGATACCGGCGGCATCCACGGCGCCGAAACGCAGAACGCCGTCGCGGCCGCGATGCAGGAGCAAATCACCAATGCAGATGCAAACGAGCGGCCGAGATTCCTGTTCCATCTCGGCGACGTCGTCTATCTGAGCGGCCAAAGCAGCCAATATGTCGCCCAGTTCTACGAGCCCTACCAATATTACGACGCTCCCATTTTCGCGATCCCCGGAAATCACGACGGCGAGACCACAGAGGAAACGCGCTGCGGGCTGGAGGGCGAGACGTCGCTTCTCGGCTTCATGCAGAATTTTTGCAGCCCCTCGCCGAGGCGGCTTTTCAAGCACCGCTCGACGATGACGCAGCCCTATTGCTATTGGCGGCTCGAAGCGCCTTTCGTCCATATCATCGGGCTCTATTCGAACATTGACGGTCAATTGGATCGACGCCGCGAAAGCCGGCAGCAAGCGTGGTTCGTCGAGCAACTACGATCGGCGCCGCCCGATAAATGGCTCATCGTCGCGGCGCATCACCCGTGCTTCTCCCTCGACGAGACGCACGGCGGCTATGTGGAAATCATGTCGGCGATGGACGCGGCCTTCCGCGAAAGTGGCCGCACGCCCGACCTCGTCCTTTCCGGGCATGTCCACGCTTATCAGAGATTCTCCCGCAATCTTTCTGGAAAGTCGCTGCCTTATGTCGTAGCCGGCAATGGCGGCTTCGCGAATTCCTCCCGTTCGCTCCACAAGCTGCAGAGAGGCCTCGTTATCGACCGCCTTCCCTTTCAGACGGCGCTGCCGAGAGTTCGGCTCGAAAGCTATGATGTGATGAACGCCGGTTTCCTGCGCGTGACGGCGGGTTCGGACCGCCTCACGGTGGATTACTTCCCGGTGTCTTTCGACGATCCGCCGGCGATTGCTCGCGAGCCGTGGGATTCAGTGACGATTCGAAGCGCCGAAATGCCGAAGACGCCCCGATGA
- a CDS encoding biotin--[acetyl-CoA-carboxylase] ligase, whose translation MQLGSIARARGVRLLSLEDIDSTNDEARRLIETGERGPLWIIAARQTKGRGRLGREWVSPTGNFYASFVFGDFAEVRVAPELGFVAGVAAMRALRATGGESAFQLKWPNDLLLDGAKLGGILLECVNSASTPVAIIGVGVNIVAAPTDLPYPARALAETGRSPSRESFFERFSDEMAEALDLWRGGEGFPRIREEWLGSAAGLGQEIRVVLSGETVEGRFETIDSVGRLVLQTDTTRRSIEAGDVLIGPRAAARTQP comes from the coding sequence GTGCAGTTAGGATCGATTGCGCGCGCACGGGGCGTCCGCCTTTTATCGCTGGAAGACATCGACTCGACCAATGACGAGGCGCGGCGGCTGATCGAGACGGGCGAACGCGGCCCGCTCTGGATCATCGCGGCCCGCCAGACGAAAGGGCGCGGGCGCCTCGGGCGGGAGTGGGTTTCTCCCACTGGCAATTTCTACGCGAGCTTCGTCTTCGGCGACTTTGCAGAGGTCCGCGTCGCGCCGGAGCTCGGCTTTGTGGCAGGCGTCGCAGCGATGCGCGCCTTGCGCGCGACGGGCGGCGAGAGCGCGTTCCAGCTCAAATGGCCGAATGATCTTTTGCTCGACGGCGCGAAGCTCGGCGGCATCCTCCTCGAATGCGTTAATTCGGCCTCGACGCCGGTTGCAATTATCGGCGTCGGGGTGAACATTGTCGCGGCACCGACGGACTTACCCTATCCGGCGCGCGCGCTGGCCGAGACCGGCAGGTCTCCCTCGCGCGAGAGCTTCTTCGAAAGGTTTTCAGACGAAATGGCCGAGGCGCTCGATCTTTGGCGCGGCGGGGAGGGTTTTCCCCGTATTCGTGAGGAGTGGCTCGGCTCGGCGGCGGGGCTTGGTCAGGAAATTCGCGTGGTCTTGAGCGGGGAAACGGTCGAGGGTCGCTTCGAGACGATCGATTCCGTCGGGCGGCTGGTGTTGCAAACGGATACGACGAGACGCAGCATCGAAGCCGGCGACGTTCTCATCGGCCCGCGCGCCGCCGCGAGGACGCAGCCATGA
- a CDS encoding ribonuclease J, translated as MTGARPDVDFVFAPFGGLGEIGMNLALYGYGPPRARKWLMVDCGLGFPGSDLPGIDVVFPDIAFVEKIAKDVVAICITHAHEDHIGALATLWPKLKCKVFATPFAAGLLEVKRLNEPGAPNIDIKTVRAGTVLDLDPFTVEYIAVAHSIPEANALAIKTPLGAALHTGDWKIDPEPGVGNRIDEARLRALGDEGLDVLICDSTNILREGDSFSESDVARVLQPLIAEATGRVLVTTFASNVARLRAIAEAALACGRTVVVAGRAMDRVVQVARDCGYLEGLPGFHSPEMLPNLPRDKTVVIATGSQGEPRAAMMRASQNDHPAIKLVAGDRVIFSSRAIPGNAREVHRVINNLCNLGVEVITDHDHLVHCSGHPRRGEVAQMYDWVRPKSAVPVHGEAHHLTQHVAFAKSRGVEHALSARDGDMVRLLPGPPAIIDRLPHGRLLKDGDVVLSEDDGTVRERGKLAFAGVVSIALAVDKKGDLSGDPDVVFAGVPKKGKFGEDMGEVIDEALFATFDGLPRARRRDPDTVSNAIERSVRGAIYSVWGKKPIVHVMVVAA; from the coding sequence ATGACGGGGGCGCGGCCGGACGTCGACTTTGTCTTCGCGCCTTTCGGCGGGCTCGGCGAGATCGGGATGAATCTCGCGCTCTACGGCTATGGTCCGCCGCGCGCGCGCAAATGGCTGATGGTCGATTGCGGTCTCGGCTTTCCAGGCTCCGATCTTCCGGGCATCGACGTCGTCTTTCCGGATATCGCCTTCGTCGAGAAGATAGCCAAGGATGTCGTCGCGATCTGCATCACCCATGCGCATGAGGATCATATCGGCGCGCTGGCGACCCTTTGGCCGAAGCTCAAGTGCAAGGTCTTTGCGACGCCTTTTGCTGCGGGGCTCCTGGAGGTCAAGCGCCTCAACGAGCCGGGCGCGCCCAATATCGACATCAAGACCGTCCGGGCGGGCACAGTCCTCGACCTCGACCCCTTTACCGTCGAATATATCGCCGTGGCGCATTCGATACCCGAGGCCAATGCGCTTGCCATCAAGACGCCGCTCGGCGCGGCGCTGCACACCGGCGACTGGAAAATCGATCCTGAGCCGGGCGTCGGCAATCGTATCGATGAGGCGCGGCTGCGTGCGCTCGGCGACGAGGGCCTGGACGTTCTGATCTGCGACTCGACAAACATTCTGCGCGAGGGCGACAGCTTTTCCGAAAGCGACGTTGCGCGCGTATTGCAGCCGCTTATCGCCGAGGCGACCGGACGTGTTCTGGTAACGACCTTCGCGTCCAATGTGGCGCGGCTTCGCGCAATTGCCGAAGCAGCCCTGGCCTGCGGCCGCACGGTGGTCGTCGCCGGGCGCGCGATGGATCGCGTGGTTCAGGTCGCGCGCGACTGCGGTTATCTCGAGGGGCTTCCGGGCTTCCATTCCCCGGAGATGCTGCCCAATCTGCCTCGCGACAAAACCGTTGTTATCGCAACGGGCAGCCAGGGCGAGCCGCGTGCGGCCATGATGCGCGCCTCGCAGAACGACCATCCAGCAATCAAGCTCGTGGCGGGCGATCGGGTGATCTTCTCCTCCCGCGCCATTCCGGGCAACGCCCGCGAGGTGCATCGCGTCATCAACAACCTCTGCAATCTCGGCGTCGAGGTGATTACCGACCACGACCATCTCGTGCATTGCTCCGGCCATCCGCGGCGCGGCGAAGTTGCGCAAATGTATGATTGGGTGCGGCCGAAAAGCGCCGTTCCCGTGCATGGTGAGGCGCATCATCTCACGCAGCATGTGGCTTTCGCGAAGTCGCGCGGCGTCGAACATGCGCTTTCTGCACGCGATGGCGACATGGTGCGGCTGCTTCCCGGCCCGCCCGCCATTATCGATCGCTTGCCGCATGGCCGGCTGCTGAAGGATGGCGACGTCGTGCTCAGCGAGGATGACGGCACCGTGCGCGAGCGCGGCAAGCTTGCCTTCGCCGGCGTCGTTTCCATTGCGCTGGCGGTGGACAAGAAGGGCGACCTCTCCGGCGATCCCGACGTCGTTTTTGCTGGAGTGCCGAAGAAGGGCAAGTTCGGCGAGGATATGGGCGAGGTGATCGACGAGGCGCTGTTTGCGACCTTTGACGGCCTGCCGCGCGCGCGCCGGCGCGATCCCGACACAGTGTCGAACGCCATCGAGCGCTCGGTGCGGGGGGCCATTTATTCGGTCTGGGGAAAGAAGCCCATCGTGCATGTGATGGTCGTGGCGGCGTAG
- the epmA gene encoding EF-P lysine aminoacylase EpmA: MTRVSPWWARDVYADRKPFLKARGAITAATRRFFEGEGFAEIETAALQVSGGNETHLTAFSTEMIGQDGVRSRLYLHTSPEFACKKLLAAGEERIFTLARVFRNRERSALHHPEFTMLEWYRAGEPTFRIYEDCAGLMAAAARAAGTRDFSWRGRVCDPFAEPEIVTVCEAFATHASIDLEKLLGDREGLAKAAARDGIRVAEDDTWSDLFSKILSEKVEEKLGSERPTILTDYPASEAALACVRADDPRFADRFELYVCGVEVANGFAELTDPAEQRARFQAQMVEKERIYGERYPIDEDFLAALGQMPPASGVALGFDRLVMLATGAGRIEQVLWTPVSEQGTV, from the coding sequence ATGACGCGCGTTTCGCCCTGGTGGGCTCGGGATGTTTACGCCGATCGCAAGCCCTTTCTCAAGGCGCGCGGCGCAATAACGGCCGCGACGCGGCGTTTTTTTGAAGGGGAGGGCTTTGCGGAGATCGAAACGGCTGCGCTACAGGTTTCGGGCGGCAATGAGACCCATCTGACCGCCTTCTCCACGGAGATGATCGGACAGGACGGCGTGCGTTCGCGGCTTTATCTCCACACCTCTCCCGAATTCGCCTGCAAGAAACTGCTCGCAGCGGGTGAGGAGCGGATTTTCACTTTGGCGCGGGTTTTCCGCAATCGCGAGCGCTCGGCGCTGCACCATCCCGAATTCACCATGCTCGAATGGTATCGCGCCGGCGAGCCGACCTTTCGCATCTATGAGGACTGCGCCGGGCTGATGGCGGCGGCGGCGCGAGCGGCGGGGACGCGCGATTTCTCCTGGCGCGGGCGGGTCTGCGACCCCTTCGCGGAGCCGGAGATCGTCACGGTCTGCGAGGCTTTTGCGACCCACGCCAGCATTGATCTGGAAAAGCTCCTGGGCGATCGCGAGGGACTGGCGAAGGCCGCCGCGCGGGACGGCATTCGTGTCGCCGAGGACGACACATGGTCGGACCTCTTCAGCAAGATCTTGTCCGAGAAGGTCGAGGAGAAGCTCGGGAGCGAGCGGCCGACGATCCTGACCGACTATCCCGCCAGCGAGGCGGCGTTGGCTTGCGTGCGCGCCGACGACCCTCGCTTCGCTGATCGTTTCGAGCTGTATGTGTGCGGGGTTGAGGTCGCGAATGGCTTTGCCGAGCTAACGGACCCCGCCGAGCAGCGGGCGCGCTTTCAGGCGCAGATGGTGGAGAAAGAGCGGATCTACGGCGAGCGCTATCCGATCGACGAGGATTTTCTGGCGGCGCTCGGCCAGATGCCGCCGGCCTCGGGCGTGGCGCTTGGCTTCGACCGGCTCGTGATGCTTGCAACCGGGGCGGGGAGGATCGAGCAGGTGCTATGGACGCCTGTGTCTGAGCAGGGGACGGTGTGA